A window from Erythrolamprus reginae isolate rEryReg1 chromosome 11, rEryReg1.hap1, whole genome shotgun sequence encodes these proteins:
- the PDIK1L gene encoding serine/threonine-protein kinase PDIK1L — MVSSQPKYDLIREVGRGSYGVVYEAVVRKTSARVAVKKIQCHAPENVELALREFWALSSIKSQHPNVIHLEECILQKDCMVQKMSHGSSSSLYLQLVETSLKGEIAFDPRSAYYLWFVMDFCDGGDMNEYLLARKPSRKTNTSFMLQLSSALAFLHKNQIIHRDLKPDNILISQSRMDASDLEPTLKVADFGLSKVCSASGQNPEEPVNVNKCFLSTACGTDFYMAPEVWEGHYTAKADIFALGIIIWAMLERITFVDTETKKELLGSYVKQGTEIVPVGEALLENPKMELLIPVKKKKMNACMKQLIKEMLAANPQDRPDAFELELRLVKIAFKDSSWDT, encoded by the exons ATGGTGAGTAGCCAGCCAAAATACGATCTAATAAGAGAGGTTGGTCGTGGCAGCTATGGTGTGGTATATGAAGCAGTAGTAAGGAAAACCTCTGCACGTGTTGCGGTGAAGAAAATTCAGTGTCATGCACCAGAGAACGTAGAACTGGCCTTGCGTGAGTTCTGGGCACTTAGTAGTATTAAAAGCCAACACCCAAATGTTATCCACTTGGAAGAATGCATATTGCAAAAAGACTGCATGGTTCAGAAGATGTCCCATGGTTCCAGCTCTTCGCTTTATTTACAG CTTGTAGAGACCTCCTTGAAGGGTGAAATTGCCTTTGATCCCAGAAGTGCCTACTATCTTTGGTTTGTGATGGATTTTTGTGACGGAGGTGACATGAATGAATACCTCCTAGCCCGAAAACCCAGCCGTAAGACCAACACTAGTTTTATGCTTCAGCTCAGCAGTGCCCTGGCTTTCCTGCACAAAAACCAGATCATCCACCGCGACCTCAAGCCTGACAACATCTTGATCTCTCAAAGCAGGATGGATGCGAGTGACTTGGAACCTACTTTGAAAGTGGCTGACTTTGGCCTCAGCAAGGTTTGTTCAGCATCAGGGCAAAACCCAGAAGAGCCTGTGAATGTAAATAAATGTTTTCTGTCCACTGCTTGTGGCACAGACTTCTACATGGCTCCTGAAGTTTGGGAAGGGCACTACACTGCCAAAGCAGACATTTTTGCATTGGGGATTATAATCTGGGCAATGCTAGAAAGGATCACTTTTGTGGAcacagagacaaagaaagaactCCTGGGCAGTTACGTGAAACAAGGGACTGAGATTGTACCTGTTGGAGAGGCACTGCTGGAAAATCCAAAAATGGAACTACTCATACctgttaagaaaaagaaaatgaatgctTGCATGAAACAGCTGATTAAGGAAATGCTTGCTGCTAACCCACAAGACCGGCCAGATGCTTTTGAACTCGAACTCCGGTTAGTCAAAATTGCTTTTAAAGACAGCAGTTGGGACACGTGA